The sequence GTCGCCAGCGGCAACCACCGGGTGAAGTTCCCGCTCAACGAGCCGGCCATCGCCAAGAAGAAGTCGCAGATCGACGAGTACCTGGAGTTCTACACCGGCCCGGGCTGCCAGCACATGGCGCTGGCCACCAACGACATCCTCACCACCGTCGACGTGCTGCGTTCGCGCGGCGTCGAGTTCCTCAACACCCCCGACTCGTACTACGACGACCCCGAGCTGCGCGAGCGGATCGGCCACGTCCGGGTGCCGATCGAGGAGCTGAAGAGCCGCGGCATCCTGGTCGACCGCGACGAGGACGGCTACCTGCTGCAGATCTTCACCAAGCCCATCGGCGACCGCCCGACCGTCTTCTACGAGTTCATCGAGCGGCATGGTTCGCTGGGCTTCGGGAAGGGCAACTTCAAGGCGCTCTTCGAGGCCATCGAGCGCGAGCAGGACGCCCGCGGCAACCTCTGAGACCGGCCCGCCCCACGGGCGACCGGCCACCGCTGGAGCCGTACGAAGGTCTGGGCCCCGGAGGGTCCGGGAGGAGCAGGGACGATGGCGTACTACCGGCAGCTGGGCAGCATCCCGCCCAAGCGGCACACCCAGCACCGCACACCCGAGGGCGGGCTGTACTACGAGGAGTTGATGGGCGAGGAGGGGTTCTCCTCGGACTCCTCGCTGCTCTACCACCGGGGCATCCCCTCGGCCGTCGTGAACGCGGTCCCGTGGGAGCTGCCCGACCAGTCGACGGTCGCCAACCACCCCCTGCTCCCCCGGCACCTCAAGCTGCACGAGCTGTTCGCGGGCCAGGAGTGGAAGTCCGCGGACGTCGTCGGCAGCCGCCGGCTCGTCCTCGGCAACGGCGACGTGCGGATCTCGTACGTCGCCGCCGGGGCGCCGAGCGAGCTGTACCGCAACGGGCTCGGCGACGAGTGCGTGTACGTGGAGTCCGGCTCCGGCACCCTGGAGACGGTCTTCGGCACGCTGGAGGTCGGCCGGGGCGACTACGTGATCATCCCCCGGGCGACCACCCACCGCTGGGTGCCGACCGGCGACGAGCCGCTGCGCGCCTACTGCATCGAGGCGAACAGCCACATCACCCCGGTCAAGCGCTTCCTCTCCAAGTACGGCCAGCTGCTGGAGCACGCGCCGTACTGCGAGCGGGACCTGCGCGCCCCGTCCGGTCCGCTGCTGGTGGACGGCACGGACGTCGACGTCCTGGTCAAGCACCGCGGTCCGAACGGCATCGCGGGCACCCGGTACACCGTGCCGCACCACCCGTTCGACGTGGTCGGCTGGGACGGCTGCCTGTACCCGTACGCGTTCAACATCAGCGACTACGAACCGATCACCGGGCGGATCCACCAGCCGCCGCCGGCCCACCAGGTGTTCGAGGGCAACGGGTTCGTGATCTGCAACTTCGTTCCCCGCAAGGTGGACTACCACCCGCTGTCGATCCCGGTGCCCTACTACCACTCCAACGTGGACAGCGACGAGGTGATGTTCTACTGCGGCGGCGACTACGCGGCGCGCAAGGGTTCGGGCATCGCCCAGGGGTCGATCTCGCTGCACCCGGGCGGGCACACCCACGGCCCGCAGCCGGGCGCGTACGAGCGGTCGATCGGCGCGGAGTTCTTCGACGAGCTCGCGGTGATGGTGGACACCTTCCGCCCGCTGGAGCTGGGCGAGGGCGGCCGGGCGAGCGAGGACCCGAACTACGCCTGGACCTGGGCCGGTCGGGGGCCGCAGTCGTGAGCACCACCCCCGCCGACCCCACCGCCGCCGGGGCGGCCGCCGTCCCGCCGCTGTTCCAGGGGCTGTTCGACGACGCGGCGGTGTTCCCGCCCGGGAACCTGCCCGTCGCCGAGGCGGTGCCCGCGCACCTCGCGCACCGCGCCGCCCGGTACGCCGACGCCGTCGGCCCGCTGCTCTGCGGGGCGGGCCGACTGGGCGAACTGGCCGCCGCGGCGCAGGCGGTGGGCGGCACCGGCTCCCGGCTCCGGGTCGGCCTGGTGCTGCCGGGGGGCAGCTCCGAGCTCGGCCCGGCCCTCACCGCCGCCGCCCCGTTCCTGGTGGCCGGCGTCGAACTGGCCACCCGGGACGCCCGCGAGGCCGTCGCCGCGCTAGACCTGCTGCTGCCGCCGGACGTACCGGCCGCCGTCGAACTGCCGCGCGAACTGCTGCGCGGCGACGGGCTGGAGGAGGTCCTGGACGTCCTGGTCGACAGCCCGTACCGGGCCAAGTTCCGCACCGGCGGCGTGGTCGCCGGCGCCTTCCCGGACGAGGCCGAGCTCGCCGGCTTCCTCACCGGGTGCGCGCAGCGCGGCCTGCCGTACAAGTGCACCGCCGGACTGCACCACGCCGTCCGGCACACCGACCCGGCGACCGGCTTCGAGCACCACGGCTTCCTGAACGTGCTCCTGGCGGCGGCGGAGACCGACCCGAAGGCGGCGGCCGACATCCTGGCCGAGCGCTCCGGCGAGGCGCTCGCCGAGGCCGCCCGTTCACTGACCGACCGTCAGGTGACGGTGATCCGCAACTCGTTCACCGCGTTCGGCACCTGTAGCATCGCCGAGCCCCTGGACGACCTGGCCGCCCTCGGCCTGCTGTCGCCCGCCCTGACGTCCCAGGAGGACCGTTGACCACCCCCCGCAGCTGGCTCGCGCCCGCGAACGACTCGCCGTTCGGCGTGCACAACCTGCCGTACGGCGTCTTCACCGCGGCCGACCGGCCGGGCACGCGACGGATCGGCGTCCGGATCGGCGACTTCGTGCTCGACGCGGGCGCCGCCGCCCGGGCCGTCGGGGAGCCCTCCGTCCTGCTCGACGCGGACTCGCTCAACCCGCTGCTGGCGGCCGGCCGCCCGGTGTGGACCGAGGTCCGCGCCTCGC comes from Streptomyces sp. TLI_053 and encodes:
- a CDS encoding cupin domain-containing protein — its product is MAYYRQLGSIPPKRHTQHRTPEGGLYYEELMGEEGFSSDSSLLYHRGIPSAVVNAVPWELPDQSTVANHPLLPRHLKLHELFAGQEWKSADVVGSRRLVLGNGDVRISYVAAGAPSELYRNGLGDECVYVESGSGTLETVFGTLEVGRGDYVIIPRATTHRWVPTGDEPLRAYCIEANSHITPVKRFLSKYGQLLEHAPYCERDLRAPSGPLLVDGTDVDVLVKHRGPNGIAGTRYTVPHHPFDVVGWDGCLYPYAFNISDYEPITGRIHQPPPAHQVFEGNGFVICNFVPRKVDYHPLSIPVPYYHSNVDSDEVMFYCGGDYAARKGSGIAQGSISLHPGGHTHGPQPGAYERSIGAEFFDELAVMVDTFRPLELGEGGRASEDPNYAWTWAGRGPQS